The following are from one region of the Lynx canadensis isolate LIC74 chromosome D4, mLynCan4.pri.v2, whole genome shotgun sequence genome:
- the PPP1R26 gene encoding protein phosphatase 1 regulatory subunit 26 — protein MFLMNAPPVVALQSKWEAFGTPGGFRFPGGFAEPHEGVARASVSARVQMVISTLQSHEAALGMSNELALQRSQRADRGRDARLAANPAFAACGLAADFGPSREEEAAAFGPLVLDSDSDDSVDRDIEEAIQEYLKAKGGAAQPSGAADGGRRCRPEVPRSSAPTAPCPPKLAPSSGGAPGSHVQAGRDQGSASPASVSSDDSFEQSIQAEIEQFLNEKRQHETPRGDVSVDAKPDPGDNPARPAFRSSKELAVRAHHAPGVTGACREFVFRKPPRPSRVSTRPRGLRSKADVEPAEAAQNKGTIRRSTGPGRRAKRPKSTAPVPEASGSSSDDGIEEAIQLYQLEKRKEASGDPPQRAPFAEGRGPDPPPRGTSHSTKSALPETHRKAPSRKKPAAPKAVDLRPGGPAPDPPSRPPREPRAAEDELAERPPCGAETSAELMCAEAILDISKTILPAPVGGGESPPPASPLSYPLALPARSDGDSSSVDSNDSIEQEIRTFLALKAQSGGWLATTESRPQSTQSPPPSPGPGVPVSKTLGLSLSCKRKRRGGSNAVRPSTPKKTRETVQEGAQAADHGPGNAQPGRAPRTEGETRGQPLSCRPLELGEQHGGPDARGGVWPGHGKAAAVRSTGGKGSSEDKSSSLDSDEDLDTAIKDLLRSRRRLRRRWKDPRAACKRKVRFSTTETQCVDKLGGYQKDWKDKSPPLLKSCLSKPKKDSRENQVKTTLSVSCRETERTRADGTGTADAPPVLQSRRKAPEGNSFCGDTEACELQGAGPSPGPLPDDSSSVDSDDSIELEIRRFLAEKAKESGSGSEALGGGPAAPGSRSMPRPELPCQKVSTPALALQPSVCTQSQRGRGGPGGTGRAFLPGGRSGPLAEQACLPAALARRTGTAGALSARGSAAGRRLVCAHRDQSPRGAGGARERALGPPPSHVEAGVRTESPGAAFAVTTRGRSPRTRKPGADGLGGPQTGLALPWADFAHQSRLQSAWALSPEGREAVWRGGLGGQRDQGLEGQDPKKGLPFAGFSSLLSTQLFHFGKSVSWGEKQAGVFGPPLSLPLQGPSFSAFRDTPAGRSPVSGGSRLLTKKEGGRWPSRKSQSACTLHARRNSGSEDDGLDLRYRRRAVGGEDEAREAVGSDSSELSDTSVEEGGGPEAKGKALQP, from the coding sequence ATGTTTCTCATGAACGCCCCTCCTGTGGTTGCTCTCCAGTCGAAATGGGAGGCCTTTGGCACGCCCGGGGGCTTTAGGTTTCCCGGGGGCTTCGCAGAGCCGCACGAGGGCGTCGCGAGGGCTTCGGTGAGTGCCCGAGTGCAGATGGTCATTAGCACGCTGCAGAGCCACGAGGCCGCTCTGGGCATGAGCAATGAGCTTGCCCTGCAGAGAAGCCAGAGGGCAGACAGAGGCCGGGACGCCAGGCTGGCCGCCAACCCCGCGTTTGCCGCCTGTGGGCTTGCTGCCGATTTTGGCCCCTCCAGGGAGGAGGAAGCTGCAGCCTTCGGCCCCCTGGTGCTGGATTCGGACAGCGACGATTCCGTGGACCGGGACATCGAAGAAGCCATCCAGGAGTACCTAAAGGCCAAGGGCGGGGCCGCCCAGCCGTCCGGGGCCGCGGACGGGGGGAGGCGGTGCAGACCAGAGGTTCCCCGGAGTAGCGCCCCGACGGCCCCGTGTCCCCCGAAGCTGGCACCCAGCTCAGGGGGCGCCCCTGGCAGCCACGTGCAAGCCGGCCGGGACCAGGGCTCCGCCTCCCCGGCGAGCGTTAGCAGCGATGACTCCTTCGAGCAGAGCATCCAGGCAGAGATAGAGCAGTTTCTGAACGAGAAGAGACAACACGAGACCCCAAGAGGTGACGTTTCCGTGGACGCAAAACCAGACCCCGGCGATAATCCGGCCAGACCGGCGTTTAGGTCCAGCAAAGAGCTGGCGGTCAGGGCACACCATGCACCGGGTGTGACCGGAGCCTGCAGGGAGTTTGTCTTCCGGAAACCCCCCAGGCCGTCGAGGGTGAGCACGCGGCCCCGAGGCCTCAGGTCTAAGGCGGATGTGGAGCCTGCAGAAGCAGCCCAGAATAAAGGTACCATCAGGAGGAGCACGGGCCCCGGAAGGAGGGCGAAGCGACCCAAGAGCACGGCCCCGGTGCCCGAGGCGTCCGGCTCCAGCAGTGACGATGGCATCGAGGAGGCCATCCAGCTGTACCagctggagaaaaggaaggaggcgAGCGGAGACCCGCCGCAGAGAGCGCCCTTcgcggaggggagggggcccgACCCTCCCCCACGCGGCACAAGCCACTCCACAAAAAGTGCCTTGCCCGAAACCCACAGGAAAGCACCAAGCAGGAAGAAGCCGGCGGCCCCGAAGGCCGTGGACCTCCGCCCAGGTGGCCCTGCCCCTGACCCCCCCTCCAGGCCCCCCAGGGAACCCAGAGCTGCCGAAGACGAGCTTGCCGAACGGCCGCCGTGCGGGGCAGAAACATCCGCCGAGCTGATGTGCGCGGAAGCGATCCTGGACATTTCCAAAACGATCCTGCCAGCCCCCGTGGGGGGCGGCGAGAGCCCCCCGCCTGCCAGCCCGCTCTCCTACCCCCTAGCCCTGCCTGCCCGCTCCGACGGGGACAGCAGCTCCGTGGACAGCAATGACAGCATCGAGCAGGAGATCCGGACGTTCCTGGCTCTGAAGGCTCAGTCGGGGGGTTGGCTGGCCACAACGGAGAGCCGCCCAcagtccacacagagcccaccGCCGTCGCCTGGCCCCGGGGTCCCTGTCTCCAAAACGCTGGGCCTGTCGCTGAGCTGCAAAAGGAAACGCAGGGGAGGCAGCAACGCTGTGCGGCCGTCCACAcccaagaaaacaagagagacgGTGCAGGAGGGGGCCCAGGCCGCAGACCACGGCCCCGGGAACGCGCAGCCCGGCCGGGCCCCCAGGACGGAGGGCGAGACCAGGGGCCAGCCCCTCTCCTGCAGGCCGCTGGAGCTGGGCGAGCAGCACGGTGGCCCGGACGCGAGGGGTGGCGTGTGGCCCGGCCACGGGAAGGCGGCCGCGGTGAGGAGCACCGGGGGGAAGGGGAGCTCGGAGGACAAGAGCAGCTCGCTGGACAGCGACGAGGACCTGGACACCGCCATCAAGGACCTGCTTCGGTCCAGGCGCAGGCTCAGGAGGAGGTGGAAGGACCCCAGGGCCGCGTGCAAGAGGAAGGTCAGGTTCAGCACCACCGAGACCCAGTGCGTGGATAAACTCGGGGGCTACCAGAAGGACTGGAAAGACAAGAGCCCTCCTCTGTTGAAGAGTTGCCTCTCCAAACCCAAAAAAGACAGCAGAGAGAATCAGGTGAAAACAACTTTGAGCGTCTCCTGCAGGGAAACGGAGAGAACGCGGGCAGACGGCACGGGGACCGCGGACGCGCCCCCGGTCCTCCAGTCAAGGAGAAAAGCGCCCGAAGGGAACTCGTTCTGCGGTGACACAGAAGCCTGTGAACTTCAAGGTGCAGGCCCCAGCCCCGGGCCCCTGCCCGATGACAGCAGCTCCGTGGACAGCGATGACAGCATCGAGCTGGAGATTAGAAGGTTTTTGGCGGAAAAGGCCAAGGAGTCCGGGAGCGGTTCAGAGGCCCTAGGAGGGGGCCCCGCCGCCCCGGGCTCACGGAGCATGCCCAGGCCCGAGCTGCCGTGCCAGAAGGTGTCCACTCCCGCCCTGGCCCTTCAGCCCAGTGTGTGCACACAGAGCCAGCGGGGCAGGGGTGGCCCTGGGGGCACGGGGAGGGCCTTCCTTCCAGGCGGGAGGAGCGGCCCCCTGGCGGAGCAGGCCTGCCTCCCTGCGGCCCTGGCCAGGCGCACCGGCACGGCCGGGGCCCTGTCCGCCAGAGGGTCGGCTGCCGGTCGGAGACTCGTTTGCGCTCACAGAGATCAGAGCCCGCGAGGGGCCGGGGGTGCCAGAGAGCGTGCTCTTGGCCCGCCGCCCTCTCACGTTGAAGCTGGCGTCCGGACGGAAAGCCCCGGTGCGGCCTTTGCTGTGACCACACGGGGCCGGAGCCCGCGGACTCGCAAGCCGGGAGCGGATGGCCTGGGGGGCCCCCAGACCGGCCTCGCCCTCCCGTGGGCCGACTTCGCCCACCAGAGTCGGCTGCAGAGCGCGTGGGCGCTGagcccagagggcagagaggCCGTGTGGAGAGGGGGCCTCGGGGGCCAGAGagaccaggggctggagggccaGGACCCCAAGAAAGGCCTGCCCTTCGCGGGCTTCTCCTCACTGCTGTCCACACAGTTATTCCACTTCGGGAAGAGTGTCTCCTGGGGGGAGAAGCAGGCGGGAGTCTTTGGCCCGCCCCTGAGTCTGCCCCTGCAGGGCCCGTCCTTCTCGGCCTTCAGAGACACGCCGGCTGGCCGCAGCCCCGTGTCCGGAGGCTCGCGCCTGCTCACGAAGAAGGAAGGCGGACGCTGGCCCAGCCGGAAGTCACAGTCTGCGTGCACCCTGCACGCCAGGAGGAACTCGGGCTCTGAGGACGACGGTTTGGACCTGAGGTACAGGCGGAGGGCCGTCGGTGGAGAGGACGAGGCCCGGGAGGCCGTGGGCAGTGACTCGAGCGAGCTCAGCGACACGTCCGTGGAGGAGGGCGGCGGCCCGGAGGCCAAGGGCAAAGCCCTCCAGCCCTGA